The stretch of DNA AGGATCAATACCGGGAATTCATTAAACCACCGGTAAAAAACATGGTTGTGCTGGTTGCGGTCATGCTTGAAATCCAGTAACAATTTTCCGCAATAGATATGGTAAAAGACCAGTATAGTCACAAGTGTGACTTTGGCATGTAGCCAGGCACCACTGAAGCCATAACCTAACCACAACCATAAACCGAGTGCGATAGTGATTATACCGCCCGGCGTCATGATGCCGTAGAACAACTTTCTTTCCATGATTTTAAAACGCTGGTTGCTGGCGTCATCTTCACTCATGGCATGGTATACAAACAGGCGCGGCAGGTAAAAGAGCCCGGCAAACCAGGTCACCATGAAAATAATGTGAAACGATTTGATCCAGAGCATGTCTTAATTTTCCTTGGTTAATTCTCAGAAACAGTATTTTGCCTGAACGGGCACACTATAATCGATCCTTAGTGATCATGAAAGAAACAGGAAAGCATTTGTCACTCATTGAGCGCATTAAAAAATTTCGTCCAGGCCCGGTAAATTTGATTCTGATCGGGTTGATTGCTTATGTATGGTTTCGTCCGCCCGCCTGGGTGACAGATGAAAATAAACCCGTGCCGCAATTCACCGTATTAAAGACAAATGGGCAATCAGTCTCGCTTGAATCGTTGCGCGGCAAAGTAGTGCTGGTTAACTTCTGGGCAACGTGGTGTCCCTATTGCCGTCATGAAATGCCAGCCATGGAAAAATTCTATACTGAATATCAGGCTAAGGGTTTTGAAATACTTGCCCTCAGCATCGACGATGACCCGGCTAAAGTGGTTTCATTTATGCGTGATGAAAAATATCATTTTCCAACGGCAATGAGTAATTCCTCCCTGGATACTATCTTTGGGGGGGTGAGTAAGGTGCCCACTTCTTACCTGATCGACAAACAAGGCCGTATCCGCAAAAAAATCAGCGGGCAGGTGCATTACGCCCGTCTGGAAGAACTGGTGGTTCCCCTGTTAAAAGAGTAGTCGTGTTACGGATGTTGCTTGCTATGCTCCAGATGGGCATCCATTTCGCGCTTGTAATAAAGGTAGTCCATTTCCGCAACGGGGGCACCCAGGCGTGTAGCGACGGCTGAAAGCTGTCCCCGGTGATGCACCATGTGCGTCATCATGTGGGTTAGCAGGTCACGTACCCAGTTGGTGCGAACCTGATTATTGGCGCTTGGGTAGCTTATCTGCGATTCGAAAAAGTCTTCGGATTGCGCTTCCAGCCAGTGCTGCATGGCCCGAACATCATGGCGAAGCGCATTTTTCAACTCTTTCCAGTCAGGATAAAGTACGACGCCGTAGCCGATAGCCTGCTTGTCCTGTTGTAAGCGCCACATCCAGTTGCGTGAGACTACCAGCATGTGATCCGTCGTTTTGTGAATGCTGTCAAAGAACAGCCCTTGCGAACTGTTGCGCGAAGCGTCATCCAGATGGTCGAGTGAAGCAAATAAAATATCATTGGCCCAATGTTGATAGTCAGCCTGATAGATGAAGTAGTTTTTCCAGGTCATTGCTGTCATATTGCCTCCTTTAATTTTTCTTCGATTAATGCATGGAGCTTTGCAAAATCCGGCTCTCCCAGCACCTGCTGAATGATGTTACCCTTTATATCTATCAGGAAGGAGGTGGGTGTAAGTTTGATATCACCAAAAGCCTGGGCTATCTCACCCTTCATATCCAGGGTGACCATAAAGGGCAAGGCATTTTTTTCAACGTAGGTGAGTACATAGTTGGGTGGGTCGTAACTCATCGCCACGGCGATAGTTTCAAAGCCTTGTGCATGGAACTTCTGATAAGTGTCTTTCAGTTCCGGCATTTCTTTAATGCAGCCTGGGCAACTGGTCGCCCAGAAATTGACCAGTACCACTTTGCCTCGCATATTCTCTAAAGTGAGTTGCTCGCCTTTGAGCGTGGTGAATGCGATAGAGGGCGCCGCTTTTTGTTGGGATAGTCCTGCTGAAATGGCTGCAAAAAGCACGATGGCAGCGATTAGGAGTAAAATGAGTTTCTTGCTTTTCATGAAAGGCACACTATTTTCACTGGTTGGAGGTTAAATATGAATAACATTGTCTGGTTTTTTGCACTACTTGTCATCAGTGCCAATGCAAGCGCATTTGATCTTGGCGGTTTAATCAATAATGACACACTGGATACGATAAAAAATGCG from Sulfurirhabdus autotrophica encodes:
- a CDS encoding CopD family protein, yielding MLWIKSFHIIFMVTWFAGLFYLPRLFVYHAMSEDDASNQRFKIMERKLFYGIMTPGGIITIALGLWLWLGYGFSGAWLHAKVTLVTILVFYHIYCGKLLLDFKHDRNQHNHVFYRWFNEFPVLILIAVIILVEIKPEF
- a CDS encoding TlpA family protein disulfide reductase, producing the protein MKETGKHLSLIERIKKFRPGPVNLILIGLIAYVWFRPPAWVTDENKPVPQFTVLKTNGQSVSLESLRGKVVLVNFWATWCPYCRHEMPAMEKFYTEYQAKGFEILALSIDDDPAKVVSFMRDEKYHFPTAMSNSSLDTIFGGVSKVPTSYLIDKQGRIRKKISGQVHYARLEELVVPLLKE
- a CDS encoding DinB family protein encodes the protein MTAMTWKNYFIYQADYQHWANDILFASLDHLDDASRNSSQGLFFDSIHKTTDHMLVVSRNWMWRLQQDKQAIGYGVVLYPDWKELKNALRHDVRAMQHWLEAQSEDFFESQISYPSANNQVRTNWVRDLLTHMMTHMVHHRGQLSAVATRLGAPVAEMDYLYYKREMDAHLEHSKQHP
- a CDS encoding peroxiredoxin family protein; its protein translation is MKSKKLILLLIAAIVLFAAISAGLSQQKAAPSIAFTTLKGEQLTLENMRGKVVLVNFWATSCPGCIKEMPELKDTYQKFHAQGFETIAVAMSYDPPNYVLTYVEKNALPFMVTLDMKGEIAQAFGDIKLTPTSFLIDIKGNIIQQVLGEPDFAKLHALIEEKLKEAI